A section of the Rhipicephalus sanguineus isolate Rsan-2018 chromosome 11, BIME_Rsan_1.4, whole genome shotgun sequence genome encodes:
- the LOC119373496 gene encoding papilin: MRVISCMLVFLLCTQHVHGWNCFKNCRTKKPTPLPTPSTCLKLPILGYCTPLIEAWYYDYKHKKCTKVNPSLCGAGKNLFGNELHCKQACANPVGPAQIVCLTPPVLVSSSPFLLGWYFEIKCSCCRRFNYTLGSASANKFSTELQCQQVCQPNKTPKAVCSQKPVPQRCLLQKLHWYFDQRRNMCFRFAQGKCAKNRNGFKSFTKCMERCSYYLPTTVSNNATENQGPE; this comes from the exons GGTGGAACTGTTTTAAGAATTGCAGAACAAAAAAAC CTACTCCCTTGCCAACGCCGAGCACTTGTCTGAAGCTGCCTATCCTCGGATACTGCACTCCCTTGATCGAAGCTTGGTATTATGATTATAAGCACAAGAAGTGCACAAAAGTCAACCCCTCACTTTGCGGCGCAGGAAAAAACCTTTTCGGGAATGAATTGCACTGCAAACAAGCCTGTGCCA ATCCCGTCGGACCAGCGCAGATTGTCTGCCTAACACCGCCAGTACTTGTAAGCTCTAGCCCATTTCTGCTGGGTTGGTATTTTGAAATTAAATGCTCATGCTGCAGAAGATTCAACTACACCTTGGGTTCCGCAAGTGCGAACAAATTTTCGACAGAACTGCAGTGTCAACAAGTGTGCCAGC cgaacaAAACACCAAAAGCGGTATGCAGCCAGAAACCAGTACCGCAACGGTGCTTGCTCCAAAAGCTTCATTGGTACTTCGATCAACGTAGAAACATGTGTTTTCGTTTTGCTCAAGGTAAATGTGCCAAAAATAGGAACGGCTTCAAGTCATTCACAAAGTGCATGGAAAGGTGTAGTT ACTACCTGCCGACAACTGTTTCCAATAACGCAACTGAAAACCAAGGTCCAGAGTAG